The following DNA comes from Streptomyces sp. NBC_00690.
GTCGAGTGGAGCTGCTCCTCCAGGGAGGCCACGGTGCGCGCTGACAGCTCAGCAGTGCGCCCGGCCTCCTTCAAATCCTCGTCCGCCTGTGCGAGCAGCGCCTTCAGCTCGGCAACGTCGTTTCGTATGGTCGTCAGTTGGTCGGAGCGCCGGACCACTGATAGGGCGGCCTGACGCTCCGCCCGGTGGCGCTGGCCTGCATCAGGGAACGAGAGGCTGCGTAGCGCCTCCGGCAGCGCGGCCTCGGTCGAGATTCGCTGGACGGTGCGCGCGAGACCGAACCAGGCTCCGTCCTTGGGGTCGCTCATCCGGGCCATGGTCAGGAACCGGTGTCGTGGCCCGTCTTGCGGCCATGCGGGATCCACCTGCGGAAGAAAGGTGCGCACCGAGCCCGGGGCGACGCGATGGTATTCGCCGATGGAGTCGCGGAACGCGTCGACAGCGACGGTGTCCTCAAGCAGGTACAGCGAGGCCGCGCCGGCGCACTGCGTCATGGCCCTTCTCATCCGGTCCGACCACACAGAATCGGAGCGCACCGGCCGTGCCGCTACGATCATCGGCATGCGGCGAGCCGGGTCGCACAGTACGTCGACCAGGGCATCGACACCCTGAGCGCCTACGGTCAGAGTGTCCAGGGTTAGCGGGGCCATTCCGTCCGTGGGTTGCAGGTCGCGGACCATGTCGCGGACCAGCCCGGGTCGGCCAGGGGAGAGTGGCGCGTGGCCGTTGGGGAACACCTCCAAACCAACAGAGACCAGTGCAGAGTCGTCCTCGAACGCAACAGCGGTGATGGCGGTGCGCCAGGTGGCGTCGGATTTGTCCTCGCGCAGCTGCAGGCGTATCGCGTGCTCGGCACCGTCGGCGAGATATGCGGCCTGGTTGGTGAGTACCGAGACCTCATCGAGGTAATGGTGGCCAGATGTGAAAGGTGCGCTGCCGAATTTCTTGGTCAGCCACTGGGCGCTGATTCGGCGAACATCCTGGAAGACGTTCTCAGAGTGCGGAACCGTAAGGGTGGTCCGATGAGCGAGTGGGTTGCTGTTGAGGTCCATGACGGCTCTTCACGTGAGTGCTCGGCAAGGGGCGCTGAGATGGTCTATGTGGTGGCGACGGTCGTCTCGTTTGGAAGCCCTGCACAACCAGGACCTCTGCGTACGTCAACGCCCTGATGCGTCCAGGACGCATCCTCCGGGCCGGAGCGGTCCAGCCAGTCCACTGGCGGCGATCGCACATCGCGAGGGGCGCCGTTCCAAGGACAGGAAGGCGCCCCTCGTGGGTCGTGTGATCGGCTACAGACCGGCGGGAGCTTTCTTGTACCAGCCGGTGATGACGCCCACCAGGTGGACGATGTTCTGGGTCCGCATGATCGGCGAGGCGGCGTTGAGCTCGAAGTCCGCGTTTGCCTCAGTGGTGCGCCAAATGCTGTTCTCGGTGACCGGCGCGGCCATGTGAGGGTCGAGTCGTTTGAAGAACTCAGTGATGTCGTCGAGCTCCACCGGGTTGTCGCCCGAGCGCAGTTCTCGGAACACCCCGCTCAGGACGCGCAGCATGCCCACTGAGCCGAGCAGCGAGGTACGGCGGAGCTTCTGCGACATGGTCAGCTCATCGGCCTGGCGCTCCGACTCAGGGTCGTCCTCAGTGATGGCGGCGAGGTCGGCGAAAGCGTTGGAGATGACGTCGAGGAAGTCCTTGACCTGCTCGATGACCTCGCCGTCAGTCAGGGTCTGCTCGGCCTTCTTGCTGATCCGACCGCCTGCCCCGGCGATGACGGCGCGGGTGATGTCGGCGACGTGCTTGGCTCCCATGAGGTTGGGATTCTTCAGGGTCATGCGGTCCTGCTCGGCGTCGACCCGGCCCTTGAGCAGCGGGTGGTCGATGACGTCGGACAACGTACGGTTGGCGACCTTGTAGCTGTCGAAGCGGGCGCGGACGGCACTGCTGATGCCCTTGGCGTTGTCGGCGACGTCAACGAACATCTGCTGGGCCTTGATCGGGTCCGGTTCCACATAGATGTCCAGACCGACGAACTCGGCCTTCAGTCGGTTCATCTGGCCGATGAGCCTCTCGCGTTCGGCCTGGAGCTTGACGGCTTTCTCCGGGCTGACCTTGCGCGCCATCTCACGGTCGAGGCCAGAGATGGCGTCGGTGATGCGCTGCTTCTCGATGGAGACACCAAGCACACGGTGCTGGCCGTCGATGGTGCGCAGAGAGGAGATACCGCCGATTGCCCACGGGACTGTGAGGTAGCCGACGGCGCCATGCTCGTCCACCTTCTCGAAGGTGCAGCCTCCGCCGTCGCGGGCCAACAGGGCGGGGGCGACCCAATCCTTCTTGGTGTCGAGGTACTCGCCGAAGTGCTTGGCGTGGAGGCGGTCGACCTTGCGGTTGTCCTTGTCGACGTTGGTCGGGTCGGGGACAGGGAGGATGGTGGGGAGATCAAGGAGGGGAACGCGCGTGCTGTAGACGTCGCGGCCTCCCTGGGGAGTCTTGATTGCCAAGTACGTACTGGAGTCCTGCGGCTTGGACAGACGCAGCGGATCAACGTTGATGCTCAATACAAGCCCCTATCGGGTCAGTTGTGATCTTATATTGCACTTCAGTTTGAAAAGACTACCACGCAGCGCTCTATCTTGCAGAATAAGTTCTTAATTCCCCTCTTAAGTTGAAGTTCAAGCCTCACGTCATGGAGTGCGAGCTGGCCGCGCAGCCGTGGGCGACTACGTACAGGCCGGGGGCGTGCGTACCGCCCCCGGCACCCTCTTCGCTGGCATCCTCGGCGCTTAGATCATCCAGCTGAGGCGTGTCGCAGATGGCAACCGGCTCGCCGCCGAGCCGACCAGTCGGGCGGGTCGGGGGGTTCGCTCATTGCTGGTGGCGTCCCAAGCGACGGCCTCGGTGGACGTAGTAGAGCAGGGACGAGTAGGACACGGAGTAGTCGTGCTCGTCCATGAGCTCCGCCCAGATAGCTCTGCCGCGAACCCCTCGGGCGAGCATTTCGTCGACCAGGCGGATGACGGGGACCATGACCGGGTCCTTGCGGAACTTCACATCGCGATCAGCGGGCTGTGTGCTGTCCAGCACGAGCCGGACCACCCGCTGCGGGATCTCGTAACGCTCAGCTAGCGCACGGACCGTCATGGTCCCGTCGCGGGCGTCATCGGAGATGAGATAGGAGAGTTCGCCACGTCCCTGCAACAGGTCTTTGCCAGGGTAGCGGGGGTTGGGCTTCGCGCGTCTTCGGGGCGAGCTGGCGTCCGCGAGCGCCCGCTCCAGGGCCTGGGGGGACCGTCCGGCGGCGTCGGCGAGCCGGTCCAGGAGGGGCTTGCCGAACCAGAACGGCGGCCCGCAGAGATATCCGTGCAGGTAGCTGGGCTTGAGGTGGTTGGCGCGGGCGAGACGCCGGATGAAGGAGTCGGTTTCCTCACCGAGTCGTGGTGCGACCTGGACTGGCAGCCGGGCCAGCCGCCCCGCCAGAGCCCCGGTCACCGGGTGACCACCCTTCTTGACGGCTTCACGGTGGTCTCCGCCGCATGGTCCAGGGGGATCGCGTCGATTCCTCGCTTGGTCACGCGTTCGGTGCCGCTCAGGATCGCGTCGATCGCGGCCCCTCGGATGGCGTGGGACAGCGCTCCGATCATGCCGTCGGCCCGATCGTGGAGGTAACGGTCCAGCCTGACGAGGCTGCCCGGCGGGTGATCGTGTAGCAACAGGGTCGCTTCCATGGTCGCGACCAGTCCCTTCCACTCCTCGCCGTAGGGGAACGGGCGGGTGGGGACGAGAGTGAAGCGGCCCGCGATCTGGGCGCCCCGGGTGCCGGCCAGCAGCTCGCTTGTTTCCAGGTTGATGCCCGCGTAGACGAATGTCGCGGGGATGCGCTCGGAGAAGTACTTCAGGGTGTCGGAGACCTCGGCTCCGGCCCGTGTGACCTGCGAGACGTTGTGGATTTCATCGACGAGGACCAGGCCGGTGCGGGTGTCCGTGCAGACGCCGACAACCGCCTCGATAATGTCCGTCATGTTCGACCTGCCCCGGACCGGCAGTCCCAGGAACCGTGCGAACTCGGCGGCGACCATGCGGGCGGTCGCCGCAGGCGGGACGGTGATGTAAAGCACCGGGATGCGGTCGGCGACGTTCGGATGGCGGGC
Coding sequences within:
- a CDS encoding DNA sulfur modification protein DndB, which translates into the protein MSINVDPLRLSKPQDSSTYLAIKTPQGGRDVYSTRVPLLDLPTILPVPDPTNVDKDNRKVDRLHAKHFGEYLDTKKDWVAPALLARDGGGCTFEKVDEHGAVGYLTVPWAIGGISSLRTIDGQHRVLGVSIEKQRITDAISGLDREMARKVSPEKAVKLQAERERLIGQMNRLKAEFVGLDIYVEPDPIKAQQMFVDVADNAKGISSAVRARFDSYKVANRTLSDVIDHPLLKGRVDAEQDRMTLKNPNLMGAKHVADITRAVIAGAGGRISKKAEQTLTDGEVIEQVKDFLDVISNAFADLAAITEDDPESERQADELTMSQKLRRTSLLGSVGMLRVLSGVFRELRSGDNPVELDDITEFFKRLDPHMAAPVTENSIWRTTEANADFELNAASPIMRTQNIVHLVGVITGWYKKAPAGL
- a CDS encoding ATP-binding protein, whose protein sequence is MTISEPATRHTVLQEADAEANRQLTTLDGWRRFAAGPPEPPVLLSSSELGKLSPAERALYDEDRLDHHARMLVVATSFVEKTVVCGRRLVLLNRHAISARRGLMVSGLPGTGKTSAITQLGLAHELLDQARHPNVADRIPVLYITVPPAATARMVAAEFARFLGLPVRGRSNMTDIIEAVVGVCTDTRTGLVLVDEIHNVSQVTRAGAEVSDTLKYFSERIPATFVYAGINLETSELLAGTRGAQIAGRFTLVPTRPFPYGEEWKGLVATMEATLLLHDHPPGSLVRLDRYLHDRADGMIGALSHAIRGAAIDAILSGTERVTKRGIDAIPLDHAAETTVKPSRRVVTR